A window of the Odocoileus virginianus isolate 20LAN1187 ecotype Illinois chromosome 20, Ovbor_1.2, whole genome shotgun sequence genome harbors these coding sequences:
- the LOC110124807 gene encoding sialic acid-binding Ig-like lectin 14 isoform X2, giving the protein MVPLLLLLPLLWGESLQENPGYRLRVQESVTVQAVLGVHVPCSFSYPWSSWYSSVEPFIYWFREGDDPHSDPVATNNPKRRVKTETRGRFRLVGDPSNNDCSLSIRDARLSDAGVYYFRVERDDVKYSYKDKKLNLQVTAPPGKPYIQFLEPLEAGRPTKLTCTVSLESGGGHPLLFSWVGEAVDIMDPGTLHSSELTLTPRPQDHGSNLTCQVTLQGSQGTLERTVRLNVSYAPQLVITRISQESFTDLNGTSLPILEGQFLRLVCVANSNPPARLSWLWEGKPLSPSQRSDPGVLEIPRVGVGDGGEVTCRAQHPLGSQQVSFSLSVQKGPPSCSCETEEPQGSWPLVVTLIRGALMGAGFLLTYGLTWTYYTRTNHSVSQ; this is encoded by the exons ATGGTGcccctgctgctcctgctgccccTGCTATGGGGGG AATCCCTGCAGGAGAATCCAGGGTACAGGCTCCGAGTGCAGGAATCCGTGACGGTGCAGGCGGTCCTGGGCGTCCACGTGCCCTGCTCCTTCTCCTACCCCTGGAGCTCCTGGTATTCCTCTGTGGAACCCTTCATCTACTGGTTCCGGGAAGGGGACGACCCACACAGTGATCCTGTGGCCACCAACAACCCAAAGAGGCGAGTGAAGACGGAGACCCGGGGCCGATTCCGCCTCGTCGGGGACCCCAGCAACAACGACTGCTCCCTGAGCATCAGAGACGCCAGGCTGAGCGACGCAGGAGTCTACTACTTCCGGGTGGAGAGAGACGATGTGAAATATAGTTACAAAGATAAGAAGCTGAATTTGCAGGTGACAG ccccaccagggaaaccctacatCCAGTTTCTGGAGCCTCTGGAGGCTGGTCGCCCCACAAAGCTGACCTGCACCGTGTCACTGGAATCTGGTGGGGGACACCCTCTCCTGTTCTCCTGGGTGGGGGAGGCGGTTGACATCATGGACCCAGGGACCCTCCACTCCTCGGAGCTCACCCTCACCCCGAGGCCCCAGGACCACGGCTCCAACCTCACCTGTCAGGTGACACTCCAAGGATCTCAGGGGACCCTGGAGAGAACCGTGCGGCTCAATGTCTCCT ATGCTCCACAGTTGGTGATCACGAGAATATCTCAGGAAAGCTTCACAG ATCTGAATGGCACATCACTGCCCATCCTGGAGGGCCAGTTCCTGCGCCTGGTCTGTGTGGCCAACAGCAACCCCCCTGCCAGGCTGAGCTGGCTCTGGGAGGGGAAACCCCTGAGCCCGTCCCAGCGCTCAGACCCCGGGGTCCTGGAGATACCCCGCGTGGGGGTCGGGGATGGAGGAGAAGTCACCTGCCGAGCTCAGCACCCGCTGGGCTCCCAGCAAGTTTCCTTCAGCCTCTCTGTGCAGA aaGGCCCCCCTTCCTGCAGCTGTGAGACTGAGGAGCCGCAGGGCTCCTGGCCCCTGGTCGTCACCCTGATCAGAGGGGCCCTCATGGGGGCTGGCTTCCTCCTCACCTATGGGCTCACCTGGACCTACTACACCAG GACGAACCATTCAGTATCGCAGTAA
- the LOC110124807 gene encoding sialic acid-binding Ig-like lectin 14 isoform X1 produces the protein MVPLLLLLPLLWGESLQENPGYRLRVQESVTVQAVLGVHVPCSFSYPWSSWYSSVEPFIYWFREGDDPHSDPVATNNPKRRVKTETRGRFRLVGDPSNNDCSLSIRDARLSDAGVYYFRVERDDVKYSYKDKKLNLQVTAPPGKPYIQFLEPLEAGRPTKLTCTVSLESGGGHPLLFSWVGEAVDIMDPGTLHSSELTLTPRPQDHGSNLTCQVTLQGSQGTLERTVRLNVSYAPQLVITRISQESFTDLNGTSLPILEGQFLRLVCVANSNPPARLSWLWEGKPLSPSQRSDPGVLEIPRVGVGDGGEVTCRAQHPLGSQQVSFSLSVQKGPPSCSCETEEPQGSWPLVVTLIRGALMGAGFLLTYGLTWTYYTRCAGRSGAGLRGVAAPRSLS, from the exons ATGGTGcccctgctgctcctgctgccccTGCTATGGGGGG AATCCCTGCAGGAGAATCCAGGGTACAGGCTCCGAGTGCAGGAATCCGTGACGGTGCAGGCGGTCCTGGGCGTCCACGTGCCCTGCTCCTTCTCCTACCCCTGGAGCTCCTGGTATTCCTCTGTGGAACCCTTCATCTACTGGTTCCGGGAAGGGGACGACCCACACAGTGATCCTGTGGCCACCAACAACCCAAAGAGGCGAGTGAAGACGGAGACCCGGGGCCGATTCCGCCTCGTCGGGGACCCCAGCAACAACGACTGCTCCCTGAGCATCAGAGACGCCAGGCTGAGCGACGCAGGAGTCTACTACTTCCGGGTGGAGAGAGACGATGTGAAATATAGTTACAAAGATAAGAAGCTGAATTTGCAGGTGACAG ccccaccagggaaaccctacatCCAGTTTCTGGAGCCTCTGGAGGCTGGTCGCCCCACAAAGCTGACCTGCACCGTGTCACTGGAATCTGGTGGGGGACACCCTCTCCTGTTCTCCTGGGTGGGGGAGGCGGTTGACATCATGGACCCAGGGACCCTCCACTCCTCGGAGCTCACCCTCACCCCGAGGCCCCAGGACCACGGCTCCAACCTCACCTGTCAGGTGACACTCCAAGGATCTCAGGGGACCCTGGAGAGAACCGTGCGGCTCAATGTCTCCT ATGCTCCACAGTTGGTGATCACGAGAATATCTCAGGAAAGCTTCACAG ATCTGAATGGCACATCACTGCCCATCCTGGAGGGCCAGTTCCTGCGCCTGGTCTGTGTGGCCAACAGCAACCCCCCTGCCAGGCTGAGCTGGCTCTGGGAGGGGAAACCCCTGAGCCCGTCCCAGCGCTCAGACCCCGGGGTCCTGGAGATACCCCGCGTGGGGGTCGGGGATGGAGGAGAAGTCACCTGCCGAGCTCAGCACCCGCTGGGCTCCCAGCAAGTTTCCTTCAGCCTCTCTGTGCAGA aaGGCCCCCCTTCCTGCAGCTGTGAGACTGAGGAGCCGCAGGGCTCCTGGCCCCTGGTCGTCACCCTGATCAGAGGGGCCCTCATGGGGGCTGGCTTCCTCCTCACCTATGGGCTCACCTGGACCTACTACACCAG GTGTGCTGGCCGCTCGGGAGCTGGGCTGAGGGGTGTGGCCGCGCCTCGCTCCCTGTCATGA
- the LOC110124807 gene encoding sialic acid-binding Ig-like lectin 14 isoform X4 yields the protein MVPLLLLLPLLWGESLQENPGYRLRVQESVTVQAVLGVHVPCSFSYPWSSWYSSVEPFIYWFREGDDPHSDPVATNNPKRRVKTETRGRFRLVGDPSNNDCSLSIRDARLSDAGVYYFRVERDDVKYSYKDKKLNLQVTDAPQLVITRISQESFTDLNGTSLPILEGQFLRLVCVANSNPPARLSWLWEGKPLSPSQRSDPGVLEIPRVGVGDGGEVTCRAQHPLGSQQVSFSLSVQKGPPSCSCETEEPQGSWPLVVTLIRGALMGAGFLLTYGLTWTYYTRCAGRSGAGLRGVAAPRSLS from the exons ATGGTGcccctgctgctcctgctgccccTGCTATGGGGGG AATCCCTGCAGGAGAATCCAGGGTACAGGCTCCGAGTGCAGGAATCCGTGACGGTGCAGGCGGTCCTGGGCGTCCACGTGCCCTGCTCCTTCTCCTACCCCTGGAGCTCCTGGTATTCCTCTGTGGAACCCTTCATCTACTGGTTCCGGGAAGGGGACGACCCACACAGTGATCCTGTGGCCACCAACAACCCAAAGAGGCGAGTGAAGACGGAGACCCGGGGCCGATTCCGCCTCGTCGGGGACCCCAGCAACAACGACTGCTCCCTGAGCATCAGAGACGCCAGGCTGAGCGACGCAGGAGTCTACTACTTCCGGGTGGAGAGAGACGATGTGAAATATAGTTACAAAGATAAGAAGCTGAATTTGCAGGTGACAG ATGCTCCACAGTTGGTGATCACGAGAATATCTCAGGAAAGCTTCACAG ATCTGAATGGCACATCACTGCCCATCCTGGAGGGCCAGTTCCTGCGCCTGGTCTGTGTGGCCAACAGCAACCCCCCTGCCAGGCTGAGCTGGCTCTGGGAGGGGAAACCCCTGAGCCCGTCCCAGCGCTCAGACCCCGGGGTCCTGGAGATACCCCGCGTGGGGGTCGGGGATGGAGGAGAAGTCACCTGCCGAGCTCAGCACCCGCTGGGCTCCCAGCAAGTTTCCTTCAGCCTCTCTGTGCAGA aaGGCCCCCCTTCCTGCAGCTGTGAGACTGAGGAGCCGCAGGGCTCCTGGCCCCTGGTCGTCACCCTGATCAGAGGGGCCCTCATGGGGGCTGGCTTCCTCCTCACCTATGGGCTCACCTGGACCTACTACACCAG GTGTGCTGGCCGCTCGGGAGCTGGGCTGAGGGGTGTGGCCGCGCCTCGCTCCCTGTCATGA
- the LOC110124807 gene encoding sialic acid-binding Ig-like lectin 14 isoform X3 — MVPLLLLLPLLWGESLQENPGYRLRVQESVTVQAVLGVHVPCSFSYPWSSWYSSVEPFIYWFREGDDPHSDPVATNNPKRRVKTETRGRFRLVGDPSNNDCSLSIRDARLSDAGVYYFRVERDDVKYSYKDKKLNLQVTAPPGKPYIQFLEPLEAGRPTKLTCTVSLESGGGHPLLFSWVGEAVDIMDPGTLHSSELTLTPRPQDHGSNLTCQVTLQGSQGTLERTVRLNVSYAPQLVITRISQESFTDLNGTSLPILEGQFLRLVCVANSNPPARLSWLWEGKPLSPSQRSDPGVLEIPRVGVGDGGEVTCRAQHPLGSQQVSFSLSVQSVLAARELG; from the exons ATGGTGcccctgctgctcctgctgccccTGCTATGGGGGG AATCCCTGCAGGAGAATCCAGGGTACAGGCTCCGAGTGCAGGAATCCGTGACGGTGCAGGCGGTCCTGGGCGTCCACGTGCCCTGCTCCTTCTCCTACCCCTGGAGCTCCTGGTATTCCTCTGTGGAACCCTTCATCTACTGGTTCCGGGAAGGGGACGACCCACACAGTGATCCTGTGGCCACCAACAACCCAAAGAGGCGAGTGAAGACGGAGACCCGGGGCCGATTCCGCCTCGTCGGGGACCCCAGCAACAACGACTGCTCCCTGAGCATCAGAGACGCCAGGCTGAGCGACGCAGGAGTCTACTACTTCCGGGTGGAGAGAGACGATGTGAAATATAGTTACAAAGATAAGAAGCTGAATTTGCAGGTGACAG ccccaccagggaaaccctacatCCAGTTTCTGGAGCCTCTGGAGGCTGGTCGCCCCACAAAGCTGACCTGCACCGTGTCACTGGAATCTGGTGGGGGACACCCTCTCCTGTTCTCCTGGGTGGGGGAGGCGGTTGACATCATGGACCCAGGGACCCTCCACTCCTCGGAGCTCACCCTCACCCCGAGGCCCCAGGACCACGGCTCCAACCTCACCTGTCAGGTGACACTCCAAGGATCTCAGGGGACCCTGGAGAGAACCGTGCGGCTCAATGTCTCCT ATGCTCCACAGTTGGTGATCACGAGAATATCTCAGGAAAGCTTCACAG ATCTGAATGGCACATCACTGCCCATCCTGGAGGGCCAGTTCCTGCGCCTGGTCTGTGTGGCCAACAGCAACCCCCCTGCCAGGCTGAGCTGGCTCTGGGAGGGGAAACCCCTGAGCCCGTCCCAGCGCTCAGACCCCGGGGTCCTGGAGATACCCCGCGTGGGGGTCGGGGATGGAGGAGAAGTCACCTGCCGAGCTCAGCACCCGCTGGGCTCCCAGCAAGTTTCCTTCAGCCTCTCTGTGCAGA GTGTGCTGGCCGCTCGGGAGCTGGGCTGA
- the LOC110141357 gene encoding sialic acid-binding Ig-like lectin 14 isoform X1 — protein sequence MVPLLLLLPLLWGGSLQELPGFELRVQESVKVEMCMDVRVSCYFSYLWYPWYPSMEPLIYWFREGDSLHSDPVATNDPSRREKPESRGRFRLVGDPSNNDCSLIIKGARLSDSGVYYLRMERGPEVKYTYRNKKLNLLVTAEKHDIQFVEPLEAGHPTKLTCKLSVACAGRQPLLFSWAGDALDKMDPETLHSSELTLTPRPQDHGSNLTCRVTLQEAQMTLETTMRLNVSYAPQLVITRISQESFTDLNGTSLPILEGQFLRLVCVADSNPPARLSWLWEGKPLSPSQRSDPGVLEIPRVGVGDGGEVTCRAQHPLGSQQVSFSLSVQKGPPSCSCETEEPQGSWPLVVTLIRGALMGAGFLLTYGLTWTYYTSLLSFPASRSFSASGSFPVSRLFTSGGQGIGASALASFLP from the exons ATGgtgcccctgctgctgctgctgcccctgcTGTGGGGGg GGTCCCTGCAGGAGCTTCCAGGATTTGAGCTGCGAGTGCAGGAATCCGTGAAGGTGGAGATGTGCATGGACGTCCGCGTGTCCTGCTACTTCTCCTACCTCTGGTATCCCTGGTATCCCTCTATGGAACCCCTCATCTACTGGTTCCGGGAAGGGGACAGCCTACACAGTGATCCTGTGGCCACCAATGACCCAAGCAGACGAGAGAAGCCAGAGAGCCGGGGCCGATTCCGCCTCGTCGGGGACCCCAGCAACAACGACTGCTCCCTGATCATCAAAGGGGCCAGGCTGAGCGACTCAGGAGTCTACTACTTGCGAATGGAGAGAGGACCTGAAGTGAAATATACTTACAGAAATAAGAAGCTGAATTTGCTGGTGACAG CAGAGAAACATGACATCCAGTTTGTGGAGCCTCTGGAGGCCGGTCACCCCACAAAGCTGACCTGCAAACTGTCAGTAGCCTGTGCTGGGCGACAACCTCTCCTGTTCTCCTGGGCGGGGGACgcccttgacaagatggacccaGAGACCCTCCACTCCTCGGAGCTCACCCTCACCCCGAGGCCCCAGGACCACGGCTCCAACCTCACCTGTCGGGTGACACTCCAGGAAGCACAGATGACCCTGGAGACAACCATGCGGCTCAACGTCTCCT ATGCTCCACAGTTGGTGATCACGAGAATATCTCAGGAAAGCTTCACAG ATCTGAATGGCACATCACTGCCCATCCTGGAGGGCCAGTTCCTGCGCCTGGTCTGTGTGGCCGACAGCAACCCCCCTGCCAGGCTGAGCTGGCTCTGGGAGGGGAAACCCCTGAGCCCGTCCCAGCGCTCAGACCCCGGGGTCCTGGAGATACCCCGCGTGGGGGTCGGGGATGGAGGAGAAGTCACCTGCCGAGCTCAGCACCCGCTGGGCTCCCAGCAAGTTTCCTTCAGCCTCTCTGTGCAGA AAGGCCCCCCTTCCTGCAGCTGTGAGACTGAGGAGCCGCAGGGCTCCTGGCCCCTGGTCGTCACCCTGATCAGAGGGGCCCTCATGGGGGCTGGCTTCCTCCTCACCTATGGGCTCACCTGGACCTACTACACCAG ccttctatctttcccagcatcaaggtctttttcagcatctgggtcttttccagtgagtcggctcttcacatcaggtggccaaggtattggagcttcagctttagcatcattccttccatga
- the LOC110141357 gene encoding sialic acid-binding Ig-like lectin 14 isoform X2 → MVPLLLLLPLLWGGSLQELPGFELRVQESVKVEMCMDVRVSCYFSYLWYPWYPSMEPLIYWFREGDSLHSDPVATNDPSRREKPESRGRFRLVGDPSNNDCSLIIKGARLSDSGVYYLRMERGPEVKYTYRNKKLNLLVTAEKHDIQFVEPLEAGHPTKLTCKLSVACAGRQPLLFSWAGDALDKMDPETLHSSELTLTPRPQDHGSNLTCRVTLQEAQMTLETTMRLNVSYAPQLVITRISQESFTDLNGTSLPILEGQFLRLVCVADSNPPARLSWLWEGKPLSPSQRSDPGVLEIPRVGVGDGGEVTCRAQHPLGSQQVSFSLSVQKGPPSCSCETEEPQGSWPLVVTLIRGALMGAGFLLTYGLTWTYYTRCAGHSGAGLRGVAAPRSLS, encoded by the exons ATGgtgcccctgctgctgctgctgcccctgcTGTGGGGGg GGTCCCTGCAGGAGCTTCCAGGATTTGAGCTGCGAGTGCAGGAATCCGTGAAGGTGGAGATGTGCATGGACGTCCGCGTGTCCTGCTACTTCTCCTACCTCTGGTATCCCTGGTATCCCTCTATGGAACCCCTCATCTACTGGTTCCGGGAAGGGGACAGCCTACACAGTGATCCTGTGGCCACCAATGACCCAAGCAGACGAGAGAAGCCAGAGAGCCGGGGCCGATTCCGCCTCGTCGGGGACCCCAGCAACAACGACTGCTCCCTGATCATCAAAGGGGCCAGGCTGAGCGACTCAGGAGTCTACTACTTGCGAATGGAGAGAGGACCTGAAGTGAAATATACTTACAGAAATAAGAAGCTGAATTTGCTGGTGACAG CAGAGAAACATGACATCCAGTTTGTGGAGCCTCTGGAGGCCGGTCACCCCACAAAGCTGACCTGCAAACTGTCAGTAGCCTGTGCTGGGCGACAACCTCTCCTGTTCTCCTGGGCGGGGGACgcccttgacaagatggacccaGAGACCCTCCACTCCTCGGAGCTCACCCTCACCCCGAGGCCCCAGGACCACGGCTCCAACCTCACCTGTCGGGTGACACTCCAGGAAGCACAGATGACCCTGGAGACAACCATGCGGCTCAACGTCTCCT ATGCTCCACAGTTGGTGATCACGAGAATATCTCAGGAAAGCTTCACAG ATCTGAATGGCACATCACTGCCCATCCTGGAGGGCCAGTTCCTGCGCCTGGTCTGTGTGGCCGACAGCAACCCCCCTGCCAGGCTGAGCTGGCTCTGGGAGGGGAAACCCCTGAGCCCGTCCCAGCGCTCAGACCCCGGGGTCCTGGAGATACCCCGCGTGGGGGTCGGGGATGGAGGAGAAGTCACCTGCCGAGCTCAGCACCCGCTGGGCTCCCAGCAAGTTTCCTTCAGCCTCTCTGTGCAGA AAGGCCCCCCTTCCTGCAGCTGTGAGACTGAGGAGCCGCAGGGCTCCTGGCCCCTGGTCGTCACCCTGATCAGAGGGGCCCTCATGGGGGCTGGCTTCCTCCTCACCTATGGGCTCACCTGGACCTACTACACCAG GTGTGCTGGCCACTCGGGTGCTGGGCTGAGGGGTGTGGCCGCGCCTCGCTCCCTGTCATGA